A genomic segment from Archocentrus centrarchus isolate MPI-CPG fArcCen1 unplaced genomic scaffold, fArcCen1 scaffold_24_ctg1_1, whole genome shotgun sequence encodes:
- the LOC115775848 gene encoding butyrophilin-like protein 2 has product MEGKDDAGRNVACLKSEVYEGVESVLLPCTVPQDVSRDSTAAVWDRKDLQNPTVHLRLQSGDELTKQNHLYLNRTSMRADALQSGDLSLTLRKPTVNDSGTYTCTTRKFGQDLSKTHLELNVAERPPPTSPPVWPKVLSGVLVPVVLLAVGFGVFMYFRYKKLKSKEVLKAEAHVGKESVKLPCRSTAHPLSGDTTVEWKDRNGRKVHVYQEGRDRPEKQHRRYRNRTEVNKDMLKTGDLSLTLRYPTNTDRDTYTCTVYKGKSEEDTLMEKQVELKITECRVEAVEGDEFVRLPFKTTENLPRDSEVEWKRYEPDYMKVHVYYQGSDQPGRQDQEFRGRTEMVQDPLGTGDLSLTLRHPTKGDTGRYGCEVNSKEAWRYNRVFLTVKGEATELDPLMLEVQREQQ; this is encoded by the exons ATGGAGGGTAAAGATGACGCCGGCCG TAATGTCGCATGCCTCAAGTCGGAGGTGTATGAGGGGGTGGAGTCTGTCCTGTTGCCCTGTACTGTACCGCAGGATGTTTCCAGGGActccacagcagcagtgtgggaCCGCAAGGACCtccaaaacccaacagtccatcTGCGTCTGCAGAGCGGCGATGAGCTTACGAAGCAAAACCATCTTTATCTCAACCGAACATCAATGAGAGCTGACGCGCTGCAGAGtggagacctcagcctgactctGAGGAAGCCCACAGTCAATGACAGTGgaacctacacctgcaccaccCGCAAGTTTGGACAAGATCTGAGCAAGACCCATTTGGAACTGAACGTGGCAG AGCGCCCTCCTCCTACATCCCCTCCAGTCTGGCCCAAAGTTCTCTCTGGTGTCCTGGTTCCTGTGGTTCTCCTGGCTGTTGGCTTTGGTGTCTTCATGTACTTTAGATATAAAAAGCTGAAGAGCAAAGAAG TCCTCAAGGCAGAGGCGCATGTAGGCAAGGAGTCAGTAAAGCTGCCCTGCAGGAGTACAGCCCATCCCCTGTCTGGAGACACTACGGTGGAGTGGAAGGACAGAAATGGCAGGAAGGTCCACGTTTATCAGGAAGGCCGTGACCGTCCTGAAAAACAGCACAGACGCTACAGAAACCGAACTGAGGTGAATAAAGACATGTtgaaaactggagacctcagtctgaccctgagataccccacaaacacagacagagacacctacacctgcaccgtctacaaAGGGAAGAGTGAGGAAGACACCCTGATGGAGAAACAAGTGGAGCTGAAAATCACAG AGTGTCGGGTGGAGGCGGTGGAGGGGGATGAGTTTGTCCGGCTGCCCttcaaaaccacagaaaacctGCCTCGAGACAGTGAAGTGGAGTGGAAACGCTATGAACCTGATTACATGAAGGTCCACGTGTATTATCAGGGCTCTGACCAGCCTGGCAGACAGGATCAGGAGTTCAGAGGTCGCACTGAGATGGTTCAAGACCCACTGGggactggagacctcagtctgaccctgagacACCCAACAAAGGGAGACACTGGGAGATACGGCTGTGAGGTCAACAGTAAGGAGGCCTGGAGATACAACAGAGTGTTCCTCACAGTCAAag gTGAGGCCACAGAATTGGATCCTCTGATGCTTGAGGTTCAGAGAGAACAGCAGTGA